One window of the Sphaerochaeta associata genome contains the following:
- a CDS encoding FmdB family zinc ribbon protein has product MPSYEYECQLCKARVELVQSLDKHEAPAVCPSCNMEHTMTRVNIPSSSIPVQEPQEKE; this is encoded by the coding sequence ATGCCTTCTTATGAGTACGAGTGCCAGCTTTGCAAAGCACGAGTTGAACTGGTCCAGTCTTTGGACAAACATGAGGCTCCAGCCGTCTGCCCTTCCTGTAACATGGAGCATACCATGACGCGGGTCAACATTCCCTCTTCGTCGATTCCTGTCCAGGAACCACAAGAGAAGGAGTGA
- the trpS gene encoding tryptophan--tRNA ligase yields the protein MEQTKKRILTGDRTTGRLHLGHYVGSLKSRVELQDSYDTFILLADVQALTTHFEHPELINSSIYDVAMDNLAVGLDPAKVTLVQQSQVTSIAELTVFYSMIVTVNQLRHNPTIKTEAKNYGYADLTYGFLGYPVSQTADITFCNAHLVPVGEDQVPHIELARKIVRKFNDMYGTSIVEPEAKLSAVGRLSGLDGNAKMGKSLGNAIYLSDTPETVWERVRNAVTDPARITAKTPGHPEICNVYKYHCVFNPEESDDIAYRCRNGLIGCVACKKRLNEVLNAMLDPIRERRAYYEAHRSEVRDLIIEGTRKANQIGNDNLHAIKEKMHVLI from the coding sequence GTGGAACAAACCAAGAAACGAATTCTAACCGGAGACCGAACAACCGGCCGCTTGCACTTGGGACACTATGTCGGTTCGTTGAAAAGCAGGGTGGAATTGCAGGACAGTTACGATACCTTCATCCTTCTGGCAGATGTGCAGGCGCTCACGACTCATTTTGAGCATCCCGAGCTTATCAACAGCAGCATCTATGATGTTGCAATGGATAACCTTGCAGTAGGACTCGATCCTGCAAAGGTTACCTTGGTACAGCAAAGTCAGGTCACCTCGATTGCGGAGTTGACGGTTTTTTACTCCATGATTGTGACGGTCAACCAGCTCAGGCACAATCCAACGATCAAGACGGAGGCGAAGAACTACGGCTATGCCGACCTTACCTATGGTTTTCTCGGGTATCCGGTAAGCCAGACTGCCGATATCACATTCTGCAATGCGCACCTTGTTCCGGTTGGTGAGGACCAGGTCCCGCATATAGAGCTCGCAAGAAAGATAGTTCGCAAGTTCAATGATATGTACGGCACGTCGATTGTTGAACCCGAGGCGAAGCTCAGCGCTGTGGGAAGGTTGTCAGGCCTCGACGGCAATGCAAAAATGGGTAAGAGCCTTGGCAATGCAATCTATCTTTCCGATACCCCCGAAACAGTGTGGGAGCGGGTGCGTAATGCTGTTACCGATCCTGCAAGAATCACCGCGAAGACTCCAGGGCATCCGGAAATATGCAACGTCTACAAGTATCACTGTGTGTTCAATCCAGAGGAGTCAGATGATATCGCATATCGATGCCGAAATGGCCTGATTGGATGTGTCGCCTGCAAGAAGCGCCTCAATGAAGTGCTCAATGCCATGCTCGATCCCATTCGCGAGAGGAGAGCCTACTATGAGGCCCACCGCTCTGAAGTCAGGGATTTGATCATCGAGGGTACGCGCAAAGCAAATCAGATTGGAAACGACAACCTGCATGCGATCAAGGAAAAAATGCACGTGCTGATCTAA
- the ileS gene encoding isoleucine--tRNA ligase, giving the protein MFRPVNTKVDFPQMEENVLTFWQAEDIFKKSIESRSQENEYVFYDGPPFATGLPHFGHLVPGTIKDAIPRYHTMKGKRVRRGFGWDCHGLPVEYEMEKSLGISGHSAIVKYGVAKFNEQCRSIVLRYTKEWQNTINRMGRWVDWDHGYRTMDTNYMESIWWVFKTLYEKGYIYEGYNILPYSPALASPLSNFEVNLGGYQDVVDQAVTVRFAVDGQKDTYFLAWTTTPWTLPSNLALAFGPDVDYVKVHDKTDGNYYILGKARLEHYYKDPASYEIVDEQKGSYYKGMRYQPLFPYFAGLKDQGAFVCVNGDYVTTEDGCGIVHTAPGFGEDDYQVLKGSGIPVVCPVDMECRFTSEVPDFEGRFVKDADKDIIAYLKDHNLLVKRENYLHSYPFCYRTKKPLIYRAMSCWFVDINKIKQYMLSSNDQITWMPEHLKYGRFGKWLEGARDWAISRNRFWGNPIPVWKCDGSDHIEVIGSVAELEAKCGKKVDDLHKHFVDDLTWPSPDGKGTMRRIGDVLDCWFESGSMPYAQQHYPFENKEYFEGHFPADFICEGLDQTRGWFYTLTVIAAGLWEKPAFTHCITNGIVLTAEGKKMSKSERNYTDPMEIVKLYGADSLRFALMNSAVVRAEDLKFSEDSVKEVLKTLIIPLWNAYSFFVTYANIDGYEPSETAFEDLTNPMDRWITSAMQRFVQEVTAAFEAYDIQKACSLFVPFMDDLNNWYIRRSRRRFWKGENDTDKKQAYDTLYKVLMTFIKAVAPIIPFTTEDIYQNLRTSDMEQSVHLCMYPDYDEQERDLALESQMSLAQKAIAMGRSLRASNNLKIRQPLKTVFLVDREEDERAILLSMQDIIAEELNVKEVHISSDESELVDYSAKANFKVLGSKLGKDMKEVAALIAALDGRVIASMLDGKSHTVVYSKGEIAISKDEIIVQRTELEGVKVLNDGSLTVGFDTKVTQELLEEGIARDIVRSIQNLRKESGFEVSDRIRLTWDGDDVVKRVFEHFGQTIAKETLSNSMSFATLDGEAIDCGDHMVRLAVEKE; this is encoded by the coding sequence ATGTTTCGTCCAGTAAACACCAAAGTGGATTTCCCTCAGATGGAAGAGAACGTTTTGACGTTCTGGCAGGCAGAGGATATTTTCAAGAAATCGATTGAATCGAGGTCACAGGAGAACGAGTATGTGTTCTACGACGGACCTCCGTTTGCCACGGGTCTTCCCCATTTCGGCCACTTGGTTCCTGGAACCATCAAGGATGCAATCCCAAGGTATCACACCATGAAAGGCAAGCGCGTACGTCGCGGTTTCGGGTGGGATTGCCATGGCCTTCCTGTTGAGTATGAGATGGAAAAGTCACTGGGCATCAGCGGTCATTCAGCCATCGTCAAGTATGGTGTGGCCAAATTCAACGAGCAGTGCCGCTCGATTGTCCTGCGCTATACCAAGGAGTGGCAGAACACCATCAATCGCATGGGCCGCTGGGTCGACTGGGACCATGGGTATCGCACCATGGATACCAACTATATGGAATCGATCTGGTGGGTTTTCAAGACCCTTTATGAAAAGGGATACATCTATGAAGGATATAACATCCTTCCCTACAGTCCAGCCCTTGCAAGTCCTCTGTCAAACTTTGAGGTGAACCTTGGCGGGTATCAGGATGTGGTCGACCAGGCTGTAACCGTGCGCTTTGCCGTCGACGGCCAGAAAGACACCTACTTTCTGGCGTGGACGACCACGCCCTGGACGCTTCCCTCCAACCTCGCCTTGGCCTTCGGGCCGGATGTCGACTATGTGAAGGTGCATGACAAGACCGATGGGAATTACTACATCCTCGGAAAGGCCCGCCTTGAGCATTACTACAAGGATCCGGCTTCCTATGAGATCGTGGACGAACAGAAGGGTTCCTACTACAAGGGGATGCGCTATCAGCCGCTGTTCCCGTACTTCGCCGGCCTGAAGGATCAGGGAGCCTTTGTCTGCGTCAACGGCGACTATGTAACAACCGAAGATGGTTGCGGTATTGTCCATACCGCTCCAGGATTCGGTGAGGATGACTACCAAGTGCTCAAAGGCAGTGGAATTCCTGTAGTATGCCCTGTGGACATGGAGTGCCGATTCACCAGTGAAGTCCCCGACTTCGAGGGGCGGTTCGTCAAGGATGCCGACAAGGACATCATTGCCTATCTCAAGGATCACAATCTTCTGGTCAAGCGTGAGAACTACCTGCACTCCTATCCGTTCTGCTACCGCACCAAGAAGCCTTTGATCTACCGCGCCATGAGCTGTTGGTTCGTAGACATCAACAAGATCAAACAGTATATGCTCAGTTCCAACGACCAGATCACCTGGATGCCTGAGCATCTCAAGTACGGCCGATTCGGCAAATGGCTCGAAGGCGCCCGTGACTGGGCAATCAGCCGCAACCGTTTCTGGGGAAATCCGATTCCTGTCTGGAAGTGCGACGGCAGCGACCATATCGAAGTCATCGGCAGTGTCGCAGAGCTCGAGGCCAAGTGCGGCAAGAAAGTGGACGACCTGCACAAGCACTTCGTCGATGATCTTACCTGGCCAAGTCCCGACGGGAAGGGCACCATGCGACGCATCGGCGATGTACTTGACTGCTGGTTTGAATCGGGTTCGATGCCCTATGCCCAACAGCACTATCCGTTTGAGAACAAGGAGTACTTTGAAGGGCATTTCCCCGCAGATTTCATCTGTGAAGGACTTGATCAGACCCGTGGATGGTTCTATACCCTCACCGTCATTGCCGCCGGTTTGTGGGAGAAGCCTGCGTTCACGCACTGCATCACCAACGGCATCGTCTTGACGGCCGAAGGCAAGAAGATGAGCAAGAGCGAACGCAACTATACCGACCCGATGGAGATAGTCAAACTCTATGGGGCTGATTCGCTTCGCTTCGCCTTGATGAACAGCGCCGTAGTACGTGCAGAAGACCTGAAATTCAGCGAGGATTCGGTCAAGGAAGTGCTCAAGACCCTTATCATTCCCCTGTGGAATGCGTATTCGTTCTTTGTGACCTATGCCAACATCGATGGGTATGAACCATCTGAGACGGCTTTTGAGGATTTGACCAATCCTATGGACCGATGGATTACCAGTGCCATGCAACGGTTTGTTCAGGAAGTTACAGCAGCCTTTGAGGCGTACGACATCCAAAAAGCTTGCTCGCTCTTCGTCCCGTTCATGGATGACCTGAACAACTGGTACATCCGTCGCAGCCGCAGACGGTTCTGGAAAGGGGAGAATGATACGGACAAGAAGCAGGCCTACGATACCCTGTACAAGGTCTTGATGACCTTCATCAAGGCTGTTGCCCCGATCATTCCGTTCACCACCGAGGATATCTATCAGAATCTGCGCACCAGCGATATGGAGCAGAGTGTCCACCTGTGCATGTACCCCGACTATGATGAACAAGAACGTGATCTTGCATTGGAGAGCCAGATGTCCTTGGCCCAGAAGGCAATAGCCATGGGACGGTCGCTGCGCGCTTCCAACAATCTGAAGATTCGTCAGCCGTTGAAGACGGTGTTTCTCGTTGACCGTGAGGAAGATGAGCGGGCGATTCTGCTTTCGATGCAGGATATTATCGCAGAAGAGCTCAATGTCAAGGAAGTGCACATAAGTTCGGATGAATCGGAACTGGTCGACTACAGTGCCAAGGCGAACTTTAAAGTGCTGGGAAGCAAGCTCGGCAAGGATATGAAGGAAGTCGCCGCTCTTATTGCTGCGCTTGACGGCAGGGTGATTGCATCCATGCTCGATGGAAAGAGCCATACAGTTGTCTACAGCAAGGGTGAGATTGCCATTTCCAAGGACGAGATCATCGTGCAGCGTACCGAACTTGAAGGCGTGAAGGTCCTCAATGACGGCTCATTGACTGTTGGTTTCGATACCAAGGTCACTCAAGAGTTGCTCGAGGAAGGTATTGCCCGCGATATCGTACGTTCCATCCAGAATCTCCGCAAGGAGAGTGGGTTCGAGGTCTCAGACCGAATCCGTCTGACCTGGGATGGTGATGATGTGGTCAAACGTGTTTTCGAGCACTTCGGGCAGACTATTGCAAAAGAAACATTGTCCAATTCGATGAGCTTTGCTACACTTGATGGAGAGGCAATTGATTGCGGTGATCACATGGTGAGGTTGGCGGTAGAAAAGGAATAG